A stretch of Paludisphaera borealis DNA encodes these proteins:
- a CDS encoding sulfatase, translating into MIQIPPGVRRSLILALAVLSPALSAVANEPGRRPNILFIFSDDHAYQAVSAYSDPRALLNTPNIDRLAKEGVRFDRCLVPNSICGPSRASVLTGQYSHINGFYNNTNSRFDGGRTTFPKLLKGAGYQTAVVGKWHLGSDPTGFDYWCILPGQGIYYDPPMIEQGKTARRDGYVTDVITDVSLDWLKNRDRSKPFLLMCQHKAPHRRWSPAVRHLGHDRDRRYPEPPTLFDDYSGRGLAERDQDMTIAQTMNDDDLKLVDSPERLTPDERKAWDAYYKPRNEAFRKADLKGADLIRWKYNRYLHDYLGCVKGVDESVGRMLKYLDDEGLADDTIVVYASDQGFYLGEHGWFDKRWIFEESLKTPFLVRWPGVVAAGRVDAHLVSIIDLAPTLLEAAGVAAPADVQGKSLVPILRGEAPTDWRKSFYYEYFEYPEPHHVRPHHGVVTDRYKLVRFSTPDLDAWELFDLQNDPRELRNVYDDPANSGVVTELKRELERLRRDLKVPAQPPRAAFGDRPLDAATKKP; encoded by the coding sequence ATGATCCAGATTCCGCCCGGCGTCCGCCGCTCGTTGATTCTCGCCCTGGCCGTGCTTTCGCCCGCACTCTCGGCGGTTGCGAACGAGCCCGGACGACGCCCCAATATTCTGTTCATCTTCTCGGACGATCATGCGTATCAGGCGGTAAGCGCTTACAGCGATCCTCGCGCGCTGTTGAACACGCCGAACATCGATCGGCTGGCGAAGGAAGGGGTACGGTTCGACCGCTGCCTCGTTCCGAACTCGATCTGCGGGCCGAGCCGGGCCTCGGTGCTCACTGGCCAGTACAGCCACATCAACGGCTTCTACAACAACACCAACAGCCGGTTCGACGGCGGCCGGACGACGTTCCCGAAGCTGCTGAAGGGGGCGGGATACCAGACGGCCGTCGTCGGCAAATGGCATCTCGGATCGGACCCGACGGGCTTCGACTACTGGTGCATCCTGCCGGGGCAGGGGATCTACTACGATCCGCCGATGATCGAGCAGGGCAAGACCGCCCGCCGCGACGGTTACGTCACCGACGTCATCACCGACGTCTCGCTTGACTGGCTGAAGAACCGCGACCGCTCGAAGCCGTTCTTGCTGATGTGTCAGCACAAGGCGCCGCATCGCCGGTGGTCGCCCGCCGTGCGGCATCTGGGGCATGACCGCGACCGTCGCTATCCCGAGCCGCCGACGTTGTTCGACGACTATTCGGGCCGCGGACTCGCGGAGCGCGACCAGGACATGACGATCGCCCAGACGATGAACGACGACGATCTCAAGCTCGTCGATAGCCCCGAGCGGCTCACGCCCGACGAGCGCAAAGCTTGGGATGCGTACTACAAGCCGCGCAACGAGGCGTTTCGCAAGGCCGACCTCAAGGGCGCCGACCTGATTCGATGGAAGTACAACCGATATCTGCATGACTATCTGGGGTGCGTCAAGGGCGTCGACGAGAGCGTCGGACGGATGTTGAAATACCTTGACGACGAGGGCCTGGCCGACGACACGATTGTGGTCTATGCCTCCGATCAGGGGTTCTACCTGGGCGAACACGGGTGGTTCGACAAGCGCTGGATCTTCGAGGAATCGCTCAAGACGCCGTTCCTGGTGCGCTGGCCGGGGGTCGTCGCGGCGGGCCGCGTCGACGCGCATCTCGTCTCGATCATCGACCTCGCGCCGACTCTCCTCGAAGCCGCCGGGGTCGCCGCGCCCGCCGACGTCCAGGGGAAAAGCCTTGTCCCGATCCTCCGAGGCGAGGCCCCGACCGACTGGCGGAAGAGCTTCTATTACGAGTATTTCGAGTACCCCGAGCCGCATCACGTGCGCCCCCATCACGGGGTCGTCACCGACCGCTACAAGCTGGTAAGATTCTCGACGCCCGACCTCGACGCCTGGGAGCTGTTCGACCTTCAGAACGATCCGCGCGAGCTGCGCAACGTCTACGACGACCCCGCGAACTCCGGCGTCGTGACGGAGCTGAAGCGGGAGCTGGAACGACTTCGACGTGATCTCAAGGTCCCGGCGCAGCCTCCCCGCGCCGCGTTCGGCGACAGGCCGCTCGACGCGGCGACCAAGAAGCCGTGA
- a CDS encoding PEP-CTERM sorting domain-containing protein: MKLHFAPVLRVAAIVAGTVLSSQSAFAGIDVTIEAAGVQSSQQANIITETFNSQATGVLNAPLVTSIGTYTATADSSIILSADQYGGANGTQYISVGSQAGGPGGSMVLSLNGPADYFGLWWSAVDSQNKLQLYSGGVGGTLLGTYTSADLPAFSAGYFGNPNPPADRNTGEPYAYVNFFGTAGTTFDTIVFSNSNATGFESDNHSIHSVPEPSALLMGGAASVIGLAVARRRRRDA, encoded by the coding sequence ATGAAATTGCACTTCGCCCCCGTCTTGCGCGTCGCCGCCATCGTCGCCGGAACCGTCCTGAGTTCGCAGTCGGCGTTCGCCGGCATCGACGTGACGATCGAAGCCGCCGGCGTTCAGTCGTCGCAGCAGGCCAACATTATCACTGAGACGTTTAACTCACAGGCTACCGGGGTGCTCAACGCGCCTTTGGTGACGTCGATCGGAACCTACACCGCGACCGCCGACTCGTCTATCATCCTCTCTGCTGATCAGTACGGCGGCGCCAACGGCACCCAGTACATCTCGGTTGGCTCACAGGCCGGAGGACCTGGCGGCTCGATGGTCCTGAGCCTGAACGGACCCGCCGATTATTTCGGCCTGTGGTGGTCGGCGGTGGACTCCCAGAACAAGCTCCAGCTTTACAGCGGCGGCGTCGGCGGGACTCTCCTGGGCACCTACACGAGTGCCGATCTTCCTGCTTTCAGCGCCGGTTACTTCGGTAATCCGAACCCGCCCGCGGACCGCAACACGGGCGAGCCTTACGCATACGTCAATTTCTTCGGCACGGCCGGCACGACCTTCGACACGATCGTCTTCAGCAACTCGAACGCCACCGGCTTCGAGTCGGACAACCACAGCATCCACAGCGTTCCCGAACCCTCGGCCTTGTTGATGGGCGGTGCCGCCTCGGTCATCGGACTGGCCGTGGCTCGTCGTCGTCGCCGCGACGCCTGA
- the treZ gene encoding malto-oligosyltrehalose trehalohydrolase, with product MSSRDRSTTPDRSSDHHGFSRRLPVGAEVQPGGGVHFRVWAPLRRRVEVIVEPKQTFELSPEADGYFSGFSRIAGVGSRYRYRLDGENRFPDPASRFQPEGPHGPSQVVDPSSFAWTDASWKGLTLTGQVLYEMHVGSFTREGTWTAAIERLPRLRELGVTTIELMPVAEFAGAFGWGYDGVDLFAPYHFYGEPDDARRFVDRAHALGLGVILDVVYNHFGPDGCYHRAFSDDYLHVDRASGWGDALNFDGPGSTPTRAFFIANAGYWIDEFHFDGLRLDATQAIHDSSSDHIITAISRRAREAAGARSILIFAENEPQNVRQIRPESVGGFGLDCLWNDDFHHASRVALTGRAEAYYGDYLGTPQELISAVKWGFLFQGQTVKWQQKRRGTPTFGVPAAHFLVYLENHDQVANSARGLRLINLTSPGRYRALMGLCLLSPQTPLLFQGQELGSRRPFLYFSDHHDELAKAVCEGRREELAGFRSTTHPELLDYLADPGAESTFLATKLEEPADYRRVPEFLLIQDLLQLRRDDPIFRAQKSESIQGAVIGPEAFVLRYFGDADDSRLIVINLGRDLYPTANTEPLLAPPPGMDWSVLWFSEHPRYGGSGIPPLESGQPWRIAGHSAVVLKPSPAPSRPDDPGMGTAAIEDYDIHPALRARRRSE from the coding sequence ATGAGTTCCAGAGACAGATCGACGACGCCTGATCGATCATCCGACCACCACGGCTTTTCCCGGCGGCTGCCGGTCGGAGCCGAGGTTCAGCCCGGGGGCGGCGTCCACTTTCGGGTCTGGGCGCCGTTGCGGCGGCGAGTCGAGGTGATCGTCGAGCCGAAGCAAACCTTCGAGCTGAGCCCGGAAGCCGACGGCTATTTTTCCGGCTTCAGTCGGATCGCGGGCGTCGGCTCGCGGTATCGCTACCGGCTGGACGGCGAGAACCGTTTCCCTGACCCGGCGTCACGGTTCCAACCTGAAGGGCCGCACGGACCGTCGCAGGTCGTCGATCCCTCGTCGTTCGCCTGGACCGACGCGAGCTGGAAAGGACTGACCCTCACGGGCCAGGTGCTCTACGAAATGCACGTCGGCTCGTTCACGCGCGAGGGGACGTGGACCGCCGCGATCGAGCGACTGCCCAGGTTGCGCGAGCTGGGCGTCACGACGATCGAACTCATGCCGGTGGCCGAGTTCGCCGGAGCGTTCGGCTGGGGGTACGACGGGGTCGACCTGTTCGCCCCCTACCATTTTTACGGCGAGCCGGACGACGCGCGGCGGTTCGTCGACCGAGCCCACGCGCTGGGCCTGGGGGTGATCCTCGACGTGGTCTACAACCACTTCGGCCCGGACGGCTGCTATCACAGGGCCTTTTCCGACGATTATCTCCACGTCGATCGAGCCAGCGGTTGGGGCGACGCCTTGAATTTCGACGGCCCCGGCTCGACGCCGACGCGCGCGTTCTTCATCGCCAACGCCGGCTATTGGATCGACGAATTCCATTTCGACGGCCTGAGACTCGACGCGACGCAAGCGATCCACGATTCATCGTCCGATCATATCATCACCGCGATTAGCCGGCGGGCTCGCGAGGCGGCCGGCGCGAGGTCGATCCTGATCTTCGCCGAGAACGAGCCGCAGAACGTGCGGCAGATCCGCCCCGAGAGCGTGGGGGGCTTCGGCCTCGACTGCCTCTGGAACGACGATTTCCATCACGCCTCCCGGGTCGCGCTCACGGGCCGAGCCGAAGCGTACTACGGCGACTACCTCGGCACGCCCCAAGAGCTGATCTCGGCCGTGAAGTGGGGCTTCTTGTTCCAGGGCCAGACGGTGAAATGGCAGCAGAAGCGGCGGGGCACCCCAACGTTCGGCGTCCCTGCGGCGCACTTCCTGGTCTATCTCGAAAACCATGACCAGGTAGCCAACTCGGCGCGAGGGCTACGGCTCATAAACCTCACCAGTCCAGGTCGATACCGGGCGCTCATGGGCCTCTGCCTGTTGTCGCCGCAGACCCCCCTGCTCTTCCAGGGGCAGGAACTCGGCTCCCGCCGGCCGTTTCTCTACTTCAGCGACCACCACGACGAGCTAGCGAAGGCCGTCTGCGAGGGGCGTCGCGAGGAGCTTGCGGGGTTCCGGAGCACGACCCATCCCGAGCTTCTCGACTACCTGGCCGATCCGGGCGCCGAGTCGACCTTCTTGGCGACGAAGCTGGAAGAACCCGCCGATTACCGACGCGTTCCGGAATTCCTGCTCATCCAAGACCTCCTCCAACTACGACGCGACGATCCGATCTTCCGCGCCCAGAAGTCCGAGTCCATCCAGGGCGCGGTGATAGGTCCCGAAGCGTTCGTGCTGCGATATTTCGGCGACGCGGACGACAGTCGGCTGATCGTGATCAACCTCGGCCGCGACCTGTACCCGACCGCCAACACCGAGCCGCTCCTCGCCCCGCCGCCCGGCATGGACTGGTCGGTGCTCTGGTTCAGCGAACATCCCCGGTACGGCGGTTCGGGCATCCCCCCGCTCGAATCCGGCCAACCCTGGCGCATCGCCGGACACTCGGCCGTCGTCCTGAAGCCGAGCCCCGCCCCCAGCCGCCCCGACGACCCCGGCATGGGAACCGCGGCGATCGAGGACTACGACATCCACCCGGCGCTTCGTGCGCGTCGTCGAAGCGAATGA